The Chitinophaga sp. H8 region TAAACACCGGTTCGATTGATTAAGTATTAGGAGTATGGAAAAATCCAAGATTATATCGCTTTTACAAAAGCATGCAAACAATGAAGTTTTCACGGAAGAGGAAGCGGCTTTGTTTGCGGCGTTGGAAAAAGATAAGCCTGCGATGGCTGAAGCCATTCTGGAGATGCTTTCATTAGATAAGCGGGAGGCACCTTATGACGAAACGGTGTGGGAGCCGGTACTTACTTCCGTGTTGTCTATTGATAAGACCTCCCGTCCGGTACGTAAGATTCATTTCCTTAGAAAATGGGGATGGGCTGCTGCTGTATTGCTTATCATAGGTGCTGGCACATTTTTATGGCACCAATTGCCATCCAATAAGTCTACCTCTCAGCCGATAGTGTCGAATACAGATATCCCGGCAGGCTCCGAAAAGGCCATGTTGACATTGGCGGATGGTAGTACGATTATGTTGGATAGTGCGGTAAACGGCTCTCTGGCGCAGCAGGGCAATATGGATGTAGTAAAGGCAACTGACGGCCAGATTGAATACCGGCCTGTGGGAAAGGAGGGTGATGGGACAGTTGGAATGAATACTATGCATACACCCAATGGAGGTGAGTATAGGTTGGTACTACCCGATGGAACCAAGGTTTGGCTTAATGCAGCTTCCGCTATTACTTACCCAACCGCATTTAAGGGTGCGCAACGCCGTGTAAAGATTGACGGAGAAGTATATTTTGAAGTTGTCAGGAATAGCCAAAAACCATTTGTGGTTGACGTTCAGGGGAAAACGATGGTAGAAGTATTAGGCACAACGTTTAATATAAATGCATATGGTGATGCCGGATTTATTGAAGCCACCCTGCTTGAAGGGAGTGTGAGGGTGTCTGCTGCAGGTGCTGGCCAAACCAAGGTGCTTAAACCGCGCCAACAGGCCAGACAGAAAATCAACATGGATGCTGTTGGGCAACTCACCGTGGTCAATGAAATAGATATTGAAAAGGTAGTAGCATGGAGAAATGGACTGTTCAATTTTGACGGTATGCCGTTGTCGGTAGTGATGAAGCAATTCGAACGCTGGTACGATATTGAGGTGAAGTATGATGAAAAGGCTGCGAATCTGGTGTTCAGGGGAGAATTATACAGGAATTTATCTTTAGTAAAAGCACTCGATATTTTACAAGGCATGGGCATCAAATACCAATTAAATGGAAGGGTATTGACCATTCATGGAACAACATAATTGAACTGCTTCTTTTATTAAAAAAGCCAAAGGATGTAATGAACATCTCAGGTGAATGACGGGAATTAAACGATAACAGGTCTCTCACAGATCAAAAACTTATCAACCAACAGCGTAAAGCTATGCAAAAAACTGCTAGATGCGGCAGGCAAGCCTATGGGCATAGGAGCCGCAGTGCCAAAACTTTAATGCTTATGAAATTGACTGCAATTTTGCTCGTCACGTTTTTACTAAATGTTGCTGCCGTAACTGCGCAGAAAATTACTTTTTCAGGAAGAAATGTACCGCTGACAACAATTTTCTCTGAGGTGAAAAAGCAGACAGGTTATGTATGTATTTATAGCGACCCTGTGTTGTCTAAAGCCAAACCAGTAACGGTTACCGCCCAGGACGAGCCGTTGGTGTCCTTCCTGGATAAAGTATTCAGGAACCAGCCGCTCACCTACCGGATCACCGACAAGAATATCGCGATTGCCGTAGCCGCCAATCATACATCTGATATGCTATCCGCGACAGAAAAAAAAGAGACTGATATTGTCCTCACCGGAAAAGTGATGGACTCATCAGGACGACCACTGGAGGGCGCGTCTGTTGAAATCAAAACATTAAAGCTGGGTACTGCTACCAATGCACAGGGAGGATTCCGCTTAACAGGAGTTGCAGAAGGATCACAGATACTTTCTATTTCTTACGTGGGTTATGAAAGGCAATTCAAAAAAATCAATGTAGAGCAGGAGAATCCGGAAATTTTTGTAGTACTGGCCACGTCTACTAAAGCAGTAGATGAGATACAGGTGATCGCATATGGAAAAGCAAGCAAGCGATTTCAAACAGGCAGTGTGGCCACTATAAAGAGTGAGGTGCTCGAACGGCAACCTGTAATGAACGTATTGCAAGCCTTACAAGGACAGGTGCCGGGTGTGGTGGTCAATACTACCAGTGGCGCTCCGGGTTCAAGAACAACTATTCAGGTAAGAGGGCAAAACAGCATCAACGCCGGCATCAACGGTGTAACAAATGCAGACCAGCCATTGATCATTGTTGATGGGGTGCCGCTCGCAGCGCAGAATAAGAATCTCTATGCACTCAGCGGTTTTGGAGGAACCATCCTGTCCTCACGTCCGGGTACTACCGGAATGAGTCCTTTGGACAACCTGAATCCGGCAGATATAGAAAGTATCAGTTTTCTGAAAGATGCAGATGCCACCTCTATCTATGGATCGAAAGGTTTGAATGGTGTAATGCTGATCACCACCAAAAAGGGAAAGGCTGGAAAAACCAAATTGAATCTGAATGTCTATACCGCTCCCACAAAAGCTACCCGGGTTGTAAAGATGCTCAATACTGATCAATATATGATGTTAAGGAAAGAAGCGATGGTCAATGATGGTATTACCAGTTTGCCAGTTACTGCAGCCAATATCCGTAATTACCCTGACCAGTTAATTTTCGACCCAACGAAGTATACCAATTTCGCAGATAAATATTATGGAGGGACAGCCAACAATACTACCGTTAATGCAAGTCTGAGTGGCGGTACCGGTTCCACTACCTTCATCGTTTCTACAGGCTATGCACGGGAAACCTATAACTTCCCCGGTGATTTTAAAGATGAAAGGCTTACGCTTCATACAGGATTTCGGCACGCACCAGCCAGCAGTAAATTATCCATTGATTTTGGAACGGACTTCTCCTATAGCAAAAACAATACTGCCAGTTCACCTAATTTAGGCAAGGCACTTACTTTGCCACCCAATCTGCCGGAAATGGTCAATCCTGATGGTAGTCTGGTATGGAATTACAAAGGCCTGGACTTTGGCAACCTCCAGATGAACGCTTTTCTGCAACAACCCTTTTTTACGAAAAACCTCAGTATTAACAGCAATATGCAGCTTGCCTACCAGATAATGCATGGCCTGCGCGTGAGTGTAAATACCGGCTACAGTTTTTTCCTGGCAGATCAGTATGGCGGTTATCCGCGCAGTACACTCAATCCAGCGACCAACAGACCATCCAGTGCAGATTTTAGCAAGAACAAACTTCAGGCTATCAACATAGAACCACAGATCAACTATGACAGAACCATCGGAAACGGCAGACTGAGCCTGCTGGCAGGAGGAACTTACCGGAGGGAAGCTACCGATAATGATAATCTGAACGCCAGTAATTATTCTAATGACGCATTTTTAGGAACACCGGCCGGTGCAGCAACACTCAGGATCCAAACTGTAAATGAATTGTATAAA contains the following coding sequences:
- a CDS encoding FecR family protein, with the protein product MEKSKIISLLQKHANNEVFTEEEAALFAALEKDKPAMAEAILEMLSLDKREAPYDETVWEPVLTSVLSIDKTSRPVRKIHFLRKWGWAAAVLLIIGAGTFLWHQLPSNKSTSQPIVSNTDIPAGSEKAMLTLADGSTIMLDSAVNGSLAQQGNMDVVKATDGQIEYRPVGKEGDGTVGMNTMHTPNGGEYRLVLPDGTKVWLNAASAITYPTAFKGAQRRVKIDGEVYFEVVRNSQKPFVVDVQGKTMVEVLGTTFNINAYGDAGFIEATLLEGSVRVSAAGAGQTKVLKPRQQARQKINMDAVGQLTVVNEIDIEKVVAWRNGLFNFDGMPLSVVMKQFERWYDIEVKYDEKAANLVFRGELYRNLSLVKALDILQGMGIKYQLNGRVLTIHGTT
- a CDS encoding SusC/RagA family TonB-linked outer membrane protein — its product is MKLTAILLVTFLLNVAAVTAQKITFSGRNVPLTTIFSEVKKQTGYVCIYSDPVLSKAKPVTVTAQDEPLVSFLDKVFRNQPLTYRITDKNIAIAVAANHTSDMLSATEKKETDIVLTGKVMDSSGRPLEGASVEIKTLKLGTATNAQGGFRLTGVAEGSQILSISYVGYERQFKKINVEQENPEIFVVLATSTKAVDEIQVIAYGKASKRFQTGSVATIKSEVLERQPVMNVLQALQGQVPGVVVNTTSGAPGSRTTIQVRGQNSINAGINGVTNADQPLIIVDGVPLAAQNKNLYALSGFGGTILSSRPGTTGMSPLDNLNPADIESISFLKDADATSIYGSKGLNGVMLITTKKGKAGKTKLNLNVYTAPTKATRVVKMLNTDQYMMLRKEAMVNDGITSLPVTAANIRNYPDQLIFDPTKYTNFADKYYGGTANNTTVNASLSGGTGSTTFIVSTGYARETYNFPGDFKDERLTLHTGFRHAPASSKLSIDFGTDFSYSKNNTASSPNLGKALTLPPNLPEMVNPDGSLVWNYKGLDFGNLQMNAFLQQPFFTKNLSINSNMQLAYQIMHGLRVSVNTGYSFFLADQYGGYPRSTLNPATNRPSSADFSKNKLQAINIEPQINYDRTIGNGRLSLLAGGTYRREATDNDNLNASNYSNDAFLGTPAGAATLRIQTVNELYKYVAVFGRVNYVHDDKYILNLTGRRDGSSNFGPGRQFGNFGSAGMGWIFSEENFFRKKVPFVSFGKLSANYGTVGSDNIPPYGFQDYWALSEFTPIKGMIPYLPQNLFNPQYSWGVKKSWNASLDIGFFDGRLNVNTTWYRGRTSNQLTQTPLATQTGFTSVIQNQDAVVENKGWEFLISSENIKNKPFTWRTNFNVSFNRNTLVAYKDLSYSSYKTSYLIGKSTSTLLLFNYKGVNEETGLFEFYKADGKTPTYAPTGPGSNSLNDRSAYVDLQPKFTGGLTNTFNYKGFELTCHLQFAKQTDRNYLYSIYNISNLGNPYYMNLPVEALHRWQKSGDETDVQKLTTKAGTAAATGQANFVNSTGAYGDASYIRLKNVSLAYTMQEKWMKKVSITDCRVFVNAQNLLTITGYKVGDPEMPGVLYGIPPQRTIAAGLSFTF